Proteins encoded within one genomic window of Desulfonatronospira thiodismutans ASO3-1:
- a CDS encoding ATP-binding protein, protein MNLSDLFAIQALLVGNLPATRRFLFERINWDNRLICLYGGRGVGKTTLMLQRLKDCEQEGGKGLYFAADHIQVTAMGIYDIAAEFFRHGGEVVFIDEAHKRPDWAQEIKSLYDSFPRGRLVVSGSSALAMQTGKYDLSRRAFYRMLPVLSFREYLSIVHGREYQPVTLETLLRDHQRLASDVLGSGQVLGHFREYIEAGAYPFVLEGKAEYLQRLENVIEKTLYEDLSLAEGRRSGGVRVMKKLLWLVATSPPMQLCIESVARDVGVSRPTVYDYLAVLERAGLLTTVPPHGHGARLVRKDSKIFLENTNLLWAISQSLTRTDPLGSLRETFFVNQLFSAAARIRVAARGDFIVDDTYTFEVGGKGKGFGQIEETQDGYVVRDGQEVGHGRILPLWLFGFLY, encoded by the coding sequence ATGAATCTGTCTGACCTTTTCGCCATTCAGGCCTTGCTGGTGGGGAATCTGCCCGCGACGAGGAGGTTTTTGTTTGAGCGGATCAATTGGGATAACCGCCTGATCTGTCTTTATGGCGGTCGGGGTGTGGGCAAGACAACGCTCATGTTGCAGCGTCTCAAGGACTGCGAGCAGGAAGGCGGCAAAGGGCTTTACTTCGCGGCTGACCATATCCAGGTTACGGCCATGGGCATCTATGACATTGCTGCGGAATTTTTTCGCCACGGCGGTGAAGTCGTGTTCATCGACGAGGCCCATAAGCGGCCTGACTGGGCTCAGGAGATCAAGTCACTGTACGATTCGTTTCCCAGAGGCCGCCTGGTGGTTTCGGGCAGTTCGGCCCTGGCCATGCAGACAGGCAAATACGATCTTTCACGGCGGGCCTTCTACCGCATGTTGCCGGTTCTCTCCTTTCGCGAATATTTGAGCATTGTCCACGGAAGAGAGTACCAGCCCGTGACCCTGGAAACCTTGTTGCGCGACCACCAGCGCCTTGCTTCGGATGTTCTCGGCTCCGGCCAGGTACTCGGGCATTTTCGGGAGTATATCGAAGCCGGGGCGTATCCTTTTGTGCTTGAGGGCAAGGCGGAGTATCTCCAGCGCCTGGAAAACGTGATTGAAAAAACGCTGTACGAGGATTTGAGCCTGGCAGAAGGCCGCAGGTCCGGGGGGGTTCGGGTCATGAAAAAACTGCTCTGGCTGGTGGCCACGTCCCCGCCCATGCAGTTGTGCATTGAGAGTGTGGCCCGTGATGTCGGCGTCAGCCGGCCCACTGTCTACGATTATCTGGCCGTCCTGGAACGGGCCGGGCTGTTGACCACCGTCCCGCCTCACGGACATGGGGCCAGGCTTGTTCGAAAGGATTCTAAGATTTTTCTGGAAAACACGAACCTGTTATGGGCCATCAGCCAGTCCCTGACCCGAACCGATCCCCTGGGCAGCCTGCGTGAAACATTTTTCGTCAACCAGCTGTTCTCCGCCGCTGCGCGGATCAGGGTGGCGGCGCGTGGCGATTTTATAGTGGACGATACATATACGTTTGAAGTCGGCGGCAAAGGCAAGGGCTTTGGCCAGATCGAGGAGACGCAAGACGGCTACGTGGTCAGGGACGGTCAGGAAGTCGGCCATGGTCGAATTCTGCCGCTGTGGTTGTTCGGGTTTTTGTATTGA
- a CDS encoding sigma 54-interacting transcriptional regulator, whose translation MNKNQQTFPKPVVLIVDDQPASIEVLGSLLREDYHVLVAAGGTRALEMVFGNTRPDLILLDIMMPDMDGYEVCRRLKADERTRGTPVIFLTAMDQDEDEELGFSLGAADYITKPFKPSIVRARVRTQINLKLHADLLEQAAVERRELLIEYDTIFNNVQSAFFLIDIDPQGRFIIENLNAYHQEKTGLDLWNIRGKTPVQAFGPELGARIEDNYRKCFELQQNISYEETLLLPAGERTWLSRLTPVVINGRTVKLVGSALDVTDLKNAQTELLTSQSRLSWAQTLTQSGVWEHDMDQGTVFWSKECEALFGLQEGEFEGTYQAFLDRVHPDDREYVISTGRPIIEMKEGTTLEYDHRIVKKDGQICWVRESAGVVHDEAGDPLRVVGFVQDITQRKEAERAINKQKALEGLLMELAADSINAPLDDFEHTISRLLEAVGRSVEVDRVYLFNYDYVRKIAVNTHEWCAEDINPEIGNLQAVPFDLISEFIPAHERGESVHIPDVGELIENPGMRSHLEDQGIKSIVSIPLMDNRACLGFVGFDAVRKEKVFSDTEMYLLSFMAQVIVNLMSRLQASKEHQESEARCRVIAENIAMGVAVIDENMRITSANPRLRQWFPGLRPENTPLCYDVFCHTARKKVCKDCPCIVSFENHRVHQGIKRRNHKGDEQIFRLTSSPVPGPEGRVSQVVLMFQEITDEVLREEELRNRLNEAENRLAGGGPGGLCGLRGASRAMGEVYTRIRTTAGTDKVVLLMGETGTGKELAARAIHELRGRGEFMAVNCANLSPSLLESELFGHCRGAFTGASSDKKGLFEAAGNGIILLDEIEAAPSRMQTALLRVLESREVTRVGDSRPRSIGAKVLAAANQDLEAMVEKGRFRDDLFYRLCETVIHLPTLRERTEDISILADHFLEEYSRLSSRRPRQLSPRSMELLCGYNWPGNVRELRNLVHTLAEISPAPMIRPADLPDWLAGGTGGFTTLEERERKALQDAMDRASGNKTEAARLLGVSRKTVYSLIDKYGMDQGLWCRT comes from the coding sequence ATGAATAAGAACCAGCAGACATTTCCAAAACCCGTCGTCCTCATTGTGGACGACCAGCCGGCCAGCATTGAGGTTCTGGGCAGTCTGCTCCGGGAGGACTATCACGTGCTGGTGGCCGCGGGCGGTACCAGGGCCCTGGAAATGGTCTTTGGCAATACCCGGCCGGACCTGATCCTGCTGGACATTATGATGCCGGACATGGACGGCTACGAGGTCTGCCGACGGCTCAAGGCGGATGAGCGCACCCGTGGCACCCCGGTGATCTTCTTGACCGCCATGGACCAGGACGAGGACGAAGAACTCGGTTTCAGTCTCGGTGCTGCTGATTACATTACCAAACCCTTCAAACCCTCCATAGTCCGGGCCAGAGTTCGCACCCAGATCAATCTCAAGCTCCATGCCGATCTTCTTGAACAGGCTGCTGTTGAGCGACGCGAACTTTTGATAGAATATGATACCATCTTCAATAATGTGCAAAGTGCATTCTTTTTGATTGATATCGACCCCCAGGGCCGTTTTATTATTGAGAATCTGAACGCTTACCATCAGGAAAAAACCGGGCTGGACCTTTGGAACATCAGAGGTAAAACACCAGTGCAGGCCTTTGGGCCGGAACTCGGTGCCCGGATAGAGGATAATTATCGCAAGTGTTTTGAACTGCAGCAGAACATCAGCTATGAAGAAACACTGCTTCTTCCGGCAGGTGAAAGGACCTGGCTGAGCAGGCTTACTCCGGTTGTAATCAACGGCCGCACTGTTAAACTCGTTGGCAGCGCTCTGGATGTTACGGATTTGAAAAATGCGCAGACAGAACTGCTGACCAGTCAGTCCAGGCTGTCCTGGGCCCAGACTTTGACCCAGTCCGGAGTCTGGGAACACGACATGGACCAGGGCACCGTGTTCTGGTCAAAGGAGTGTGAGGCCCTGTTCGGCTTGCAGGAAGGCGAGTTTGAGGGGACTTATCAGGCGTTTCTGGACCGGGTGCACCCTGACGACAGGGAGTACGTGATCAGCACAGGCCGGCCCATTATTGAAATGAAGGAAGGCACTACTCTGGAATACGACCATCGCATAGTCAAAAAGGATGGTCAGATCTGCTGGGTCAGGGAATCAGCCGGGGTTGTACATGATGAGGCGGGCGATCCATTGCGGGTGGTCGGCTTTGTGCAGGACATCACCCAGCGTAAAGAAGCCGAGCGGGCCATAAACAAGCAGAAGGCCCTGGAAGGCCTGCTTATGGAGCTGGCTGCCGACTCCATCAATGCTCCCCTGGATGATTTCGAGCACACAATAAGCCGGCTTCTGGAAGCTGTAGGCAGGTCAGTGGAAGTAGACCGGGTTTACCTCTTCAATTATGACTATGTCCGTAAAATTGCAGTGAACACGCACGAATGGTGCGCTGAAGACATAAACCCGGAAATCGGCAACCTCCAGGCTGTGCCCTTTGATCTTATTTCTGAATTCATCCCGGCCCATGAACGGGGCGAGAGTGTTCATATTCCTGATGTCGGCGAGTTGATTGAAAATCCTGGCATGCGCTCACACCTTGAGGATCAGGGCATCAAGTCCATAGTTTCCATCCCTTTGATGGACAACCGGGCTTGTCTGGGTTTTGTCGGCTTTGACGCAGTCAGGAAGGAAAAAGTTTTTTCAGACACTGAAATGTATCTGTTGAGCTTTATGGCCCAGGTCATAGTCAACCTCATGTCAAGACTGCAGGCCAGCAAGGAGCATCAGGAAAGCGAGGCCCGCTGCCGGGTCATTGCTGAGAATATTGCCATGGGAGTGGCTGTTATTGATGAAAACATGCGCATCACCAGCGCCAATCCCAGGCTCAGGCAGTGGTTCCCCGGGCTTCGCCCCGAGAACACCCCTCTTTGCTATGACGTCTTTTGCCATACAGCCCGCAAAAAGGTCTGCAAAGACTGTCCATGTATTGTTTCCTTTGAAAACCACCGTGTGCATCAGGGGATAAAACGCAGAAATCACAAGGGTGATGAGCAGATATTTCGCCTGACATCCTCACCGGTACCCGGTCCGGAAGGTCGCGTCAGTCAGGTGGTCCTGATGTTCCAGGAGATCACGGATGAGGTCCTGCGTGAAGAAGAATTGCGCAACAGGCTCAATGAAGCGGAGAACCGCCTGGCCGGGGGCGGCCCGGGCGGGTTGTGCGGACTGCGCGGGGCAAGCCGGGCCATGGGTGAGGTCTACACCCGGATCAGGACAACGGCTGGTACGGACAAAGTGGTGCTGCTCATGGGAGAGACCGGTACAGGCAAGGAGCTGGCAGCCAGAGCCATACATGAATTAAGAGGCCGGGGCGAATTCATGGCTGTCAACTGCGCCAATCTCTCCCCTTCCCTGCTGGAAAGTGAACTTTTCGGACACTGCCGGGGTGCCTTTACAGGGGCATCAAGCGACAAGAAAGGCCTTTTTGAAGCTGCTGGCAACGGCATAATCCTGCTGGATGAAATCGAGGCAGCTCCTTCCCGGATGCAGACTGCTCTGCTCAGGGTGCTGGAATCCCGCGAAGTCACCAGGGTGGGCGATTCCCGGCCCCGGTCCATTGGGGCCAAGGTCCTGGCAGCGGCCAACCAGGACCTGGAAGCCATGGTGGAAAAAGGCCGGTTCAGGGACGACCTTTTCTATCGACTCTGCGAAACAGTAATCCACCTCCCTACCCTGAGGGAGCGCACCGAGGATATATCTATCCTGGCCGACCATTTCCTGGAAGAATACAGCAGGCTTTCCAGCAGGCGTCCCCGTCAGCTGTCTCCCAGGAGCATGGAACTGCTGTGCGGATACAACTGGCCGGGCAATGTACGTGAACTGCGTAACCTGGTGCATACCCTGGCTGAAATATCTCCTGCACCCATGATCCGCCCGGCAGATCTTCCAGACTGGCTGGCCGGCGGCACAGGAGGGTTCACCACCCTGGAAGAGCGGGAAAGAAAGGCTCTGCAGGATGCCATGGACCGGGCTTCAGGCAATAAAACAGAGGCTGCCCGGCTCCTGGGGGTCTCCCGCAAGACCGTCTACTCCCTGATAGACAAGTACGGCATGGACCAGGGCTTATGGTGTCGGACCTAA